Genomic segment of Oncorhynchus keta strain PuntledgeMale-10-30-2019 chromosome 5, Oket_V2, whole genome shotgun sequence:
acactaacccggacgacactgggccaattgtgcgccgccctatgggactcccactcacggctggttgtgatacagcctggaatcaaaccagggactgtagtgactcttccagcattgagatgcagtgccttacaccgctgcgccactcgggatccCTGAAATTCATTACTatttagtgaccttaattcatccaCCAAGTACAAGGGTGGAGCAAAAACCATGGAAACGCAACCCTTTGTGGAATGAGTTCGACATGGGGGTTAGAGGAATTTAATATATAAACAAATCACAAATCAATGGTGAGGTGAACATAGTGAACAGTGTGATGGGATATTTTAAATAAATGGTTCTTTATTAAACATCGGCTTCCAAATAAACTAAAACTCAAGGATTCAACCTTTTTTTTTATGcatctacaaaaaaaaaacagaaaagcaaaaCTATTTCACATCCATGATTGAGTTAAATCATTGGTTTTTGGGAGAGAATTTTTTTACGTGTCCGCTTCTTGATCTTTGTGAATCCATAAACTAAAAGGGTCCATCTGCACATATCCACCTGTgctctgtgtgtggtgtgcgcCGTTGTTACCATTTGACCATGCAGATTGACCCCattgacccacacacacacacctctcaaacAGAATGTACAAAAGCTTGTGTTGAGCATCAAAACAGTGCAGGGCCCTAACAAACAGTAAAggctcctttcccctcctccccctcaggTGTGCATTTACATCACTGAAAGGAAGGACCAATTTCATCTACAAAGtgacaggagaacagagcaggggaAAGGAAGGACATACAAACAATACAATAAACCTCTCTTTCAGACACACGGACATACATACACTCAAACAGCTAAAAACAGTATCAGAGAAAAAGAGGACCGAACCCTAGGTACTGTCTGCTTTGTTGCTGTTTGATGATGAGGGGAAAAGTAGGGCAAAAGAGTGGGGGGGCTTGGTTCAGGGAGGGGGTCCAGTGGGTGTTATTTCTTGGCCTTCCCGCCTTTGGCGGAATTCCGTGGCGGGGTGACGGGGCGTCCAGATCccattcctccacctccaccataaGAGTAGAGCTTCTTATCCGCTGGCTTGAGAATCTGAGGAATAGAGAGGCTTTCTTTAGACAGCTATAAATATACATATACTCCTACAGACCGAACACTGAAGCACGTAACAGGTAAGACAGGGGACATCAGAGCTTAAAAATCTAGACTGACGGACAGGAACAgccagactgaaggagagagaaaaggggcaGAGAGAAAAGCAGAAGAGTACACACCTGAAAGGAACACATGAGGGTCTCATCCACACTCATCATGGCACCGGCATTATCAAACTCTCCACAGTAGTTAGGGGCAGAGAACAGAGTAACAAGCTGTCTCTTTGCAAAGAACTCGTAACCGTCTTCTACCACCTGAGGACAGGAATGAAAGAGGTAAGAACGCAATGAAAAATAAACAGGAAAAATACCAGGAGTGGATAACCAACAACTGCAGGGCCATCAGTACATTTCAAACAGAGGAGTTACCATCTTAAATGAACAACCTCCATTGCCAGTAAAAACACAAAATGACACGCTTTAAAGATGGGATCCGCATCGGTGGAAACAGAGCCACTGTTCACCCCAGCacctttgttgttgtttgtgttgtgaaACGGAGTCGTCGTCTTTGGCAGCATGGACCAAAACAATTCCAGTACATATTCTTCTGTTCTATCCCGCGTGCaatttctgctcttttgcacaccaatatctctacctgtacatgatcatctgatcatttatcactccagtgttaatctgcaatattgtaattattcccctacctcctcatgccttttgcacacattgtatatagactccccttttttttctactgtgttattgacttgttaattgtttactccatgtgtaactctgttgtctgttcacactgctatgctttatcttggccaggtcgcagttgcaaatgagaacttgttctcaactagcatacctggttaaataaaggtgaaataaatcaataaaaatgtCAGAGGGGAAAATAGGGTTTGTTGTTTAcaacttctttgttgttgtaatatcccaaacagACGTGGCAGTGTCACCAATTAAAGATTCCAGCTTTAAAAAAGTGCTTCAATATTTCATGTAGTGATCTTTGATCATCTGATTTCCCTGATTAATTACAAGATCCCTCTATTCTTCCAAACCTACCATTGGTCTGACAGTGTCCAGCTAAATACTCTCttcccagcccctaacccccatCCAAAACTCTAAACCACTGAGCTAAGCCATTACCTGATGTGCCCTGCATATAAGGTCCATGTCGTGTTTGTGCAGAAATTTGGCCACCACGTCTGCCCCGAATGTGAAAGAGACCCCGCGGTCGTTCTCGCCCCAGCCCAGGACATCTTTGTCTGGGTCGGCCCACAGCAGGTCACACAGCAGGCCCTGGTCAGGCACATCTGTGGGTCGCATCACTCTGCGCACCTGCTCCATGGactggaggtctggagagagGCCTGGACAGAACATAGCACACAGAAACATTACATCACCATACAAATGAATGCTGAATGCCATGATACTGTCTTCTACCACCAAGAACAATAAGATCTGAAATCACACCTTGATAACTACCACCTCTTATCAAACGTATAGTGTAAACACTTGAGTCATCTTCCACCACAAACACTTAAGGGGAGTGGTTAATCCAAACGATCATGGGGCCACCAAGTGCGTATTGATAAGGCACACAGTGGaaagacccacacacacagaccatgcAAGCATACACCACCCACCTCCATGGCAGCAGAAGATCTTCTCATCTACAATGGCAGCCACGGGTAAACAGTTGAAGCAGTCTGTGAACGTCTTCCACAGCTTGATGTTATACCGTCTCTTACCTAAAGAGGAGCAAGGGGCATTACTAAATGGTTAATACTCTGTGTGTGTTCCGGTCTCCTGCTGTTAAGCATGTGTTCCAGCTTCTCGTCTCGGCACTTACACTCGTCATAAAAGCCGTAGATACGGTTAATGGAGGCACACTCGTGGTTGCCGCGCAGCAAGAAGAAGTTCTCTGGGTATTTGACCTTGTAGGCCAGAAGCAAGCAGATGGTCTCCAGGGACTGCTTCCCTCGGTCCACGTAGTCCCCTAGGAACAGGTAGTTGCTCTCCGGGGGGAAACCTCCGTACTCAAACAGCCGCAGCAGGTCGTAGTACTGACCGTGGACGTCACCTGCAGGGGGCAGCACAGAGGTGGCCAGTCAGTCACTACCACACCCTCCCTGACTACATTAgatctgtgtgtgtatacaggCCGTTGGACTGAGATAGCAAAGGCAATTAGAGATTAGAATTCTACAGTAAAtcagacaatcagttgtgttatgaaACCTGGGAGCTTTCACTATCAGTTGTGTCAGAGATGCGCAGCTGCTTTGCTACACTGACATTAATTACTATGAAACCAATTTTAGCCATAATAACTTATCCAATATGACTCACCGCAGATCTTGAGTGGTGCCTCAAGCTCGAGCAGGATTGGCTGGCTGAGGAAGATTTCGCGAGACTTGAGGCAAAGGCCACGGATCTCGTTCTCTGTCAGCTGAACGTTTTTGCCTGGCCGAGAGCCCTTAactggaggggagagaaagacagagcaaACAGAGTGAGGACTGACGTTGCGCTTATTGGAACAAACATGCTAGGCCAAGACCATGGAAACAACACATACACAAATAGCACAGCCACAGATCTAACACACAGCACACCAGAGCAGAGAAACCAATCAATATCACGGGCCCCGCTGACAGCACAACCCTGAGCATACTGCAGAGCCAAGGTGAAtctcctcacacagcacaagCCAGGAGGATGAACTATTTGATGTGAGAATCTCAAGGTTACAGAGCGTGAAACCTAAATGAAAAGGGTGTTGGGGTCTTTGTTTCTGAGCACTCAAGGCTAGGGGATGATGTGTTGAACTGAGTACCAGCAGAAGGTACAGGCCTGGCTATGTGTGAACAAATGTGTGCAGTGTGCAACCAGCCCCAGAAGCATGTATTAACACACCACCTGCCCGTCTGCTGATGTAACCAGGACAGAGAGGCTGCAACGGAAAGGGCACACGCGAGCGAATCTCACACTGTACGACCAAACAAGGATCAAATACACTGCCCTTCAAATCAAAGTAGGCCTAAATCACAATTAAATAAACATATCATTGATGGCCAACTTCAGAGCTCTCTGGTTACAAGTACACCGCATGCAGTCTGGTAGCATAGAGCCTGTGAACTGACAGCAAACGTTGCTAGGCCGCCTCTGACCACACGGCAGAGCTAAGCAGGCTAGTAGTAGCAGGATGGTAGTAGCAGGCTGGCCTGGGATGTGGTCAGGGTCACAAGGTACACAGCGCACAAAGTGCTGGAGTTGAGCATCTTCCTGAGGCAGGCTGTCCCCTAAATCTGCCTGGGATCTCAAGAATCTTACATGTTTGTTGAGTACAGTAGCCATTTATGATATCTCATATATTCTACCAGGAAAGGAAAAACCCACCCTGTGGCTGTGTAAGCATGTCTATCACAGAGGCGCAAATCCACAGTGTAACTGATATGATAAGTGTTCAATGATCAACAGACAGGTGATCAGCTCTACTGGAGCCACAAATTGGTCAAATGTTTAATGCAGTTATCGCACCATTGTAACCCTGGAGCAGGGAATACTCTTAAGTATGTTGGCATGATTTGCAGGGCAGCTTGAGGCTTTTGTGGCGCTGCAGGTCAAGTACAGGTTTAATATGATCAGCTGGATGAGGCTTCTACTTCAATCTCAATACTCCTTCCAAACTAGATCCTTCACTATAGCTGCAAGGGATCACTACAACAGCACATCTATAGTCAAACAAAtacaacagtaggactgtatTATTCAGAAATCCTGTTTGCATGACAAGCTCCAGGCAAGGATATAACGGAGCATGTAGTAAGTGTATTCCAGTGACTCATGATGTACGGGGGACTTGTGCAAGAATGCGCATCAGGGTTGTTTG
This window contains:
- the LOC118372560 gene encoding serine/threonine-protein phosphatase alpha-2 isoform-like isoform X2, translating into MAEPDKLNIDSIIQRLLEVKGSRPGKNVQLTENEIRGLCLKSREIFLSQPILLELEAPLKICGDVHGQYYDLLRLFEYGGFPPESNYLFLGDYVDRGKQSLETICLLLAYKVKYPENFFLLRGNHECASINRIYGFYDECKRRYNIKLWKTFTDCFNCLPVAAIVDEKIFCCHGGLSPDLQSMEQVRRVMRPTDVPDQGLLCDLLWADPDKDVLGWGENDRGVSFTFGADVVAKFLHKHDMDLICRAHQVVEDGYEFFAKRQLVTLFSAPNYCGEFDNAGAMMSVDETLMCSFQILKPADKKLYSYGGGGGMGSGRPVTPPRNSAKGGKAKK